In Terriglobales bacterium, a genomic segment contains:
- a CDS encoding MoxR family ATPase: MNEKSLVGPNAQTEAASTETASAASAIVTSAAGRLREALGRVIVGQNEAIDLALVTLLAGGHALIEGVPGVGKTLLVKALARAVAGEFQRIQFTPDLMPADITGTSIFDLKTQEFRLVRGPIFSNFLLADEINRAPAKTQSALLEAMQERQVTIDRATCALPAVFVVFATQNPIEHQGTYPLPEAQKDRFLVKIRMGYPVAEEENELARMVADGEAPERRLAEELQVPVLQPDEIEQLRAATERVRVSEAVSSYIVNIVRQTRQHAAVWVGAGPRGTLALLSASRALAALEDRDFVLPEDVKMLAIPVLEHRMLLRPDFEMEGVEVREVINAVLETVEVPR, from the coding sequence ATGAACGAGAAATCGTTAGTGGGTCCGAATGCGCAAACAGAAGCGGCGTCCACAGAAACGGCGTCGGCCGCGTCCGCGATCGTTACGAGTGCAGCGGGCCGGCTTCGAGAAGCGCTGGGCCGCGTGATCGTCGGCCAGAACGAAGCCATCGATCTCGCGCTCGTCACCCTGCTCGCCGGCGGACATGCGCTCATTGAAGGCGTTCCCGGAGTGGGAAAAACTCTGCTCGTGAAGGCGCTGGCGCGGGCGGTCGCGGGCGAATTTCAGCGGATTCAATTTACTCCGGACTTGATGCCTGCCGACATTACCGGCACCAGCATTTTCGACCTGAAGACGCAAGAATTCAGGTTGGTGCGGGGGCCGATTTTCAGCAATTTTCTCCTGGCGGATGAAATCAACCGTGCGCCCGCCAAAACACAGTCTGCCTTGCTCGAAGCGATGCAAGAGCGACAGGTAACAATTGATCGCGCAACGTGCGCGCTGCCTGCTGTCTTTGTTGTTTTCGCAACGCAAAACCCGATCGAGCACCAGGGAACATATCCTCTTCCAGAAGCTCAGAAGGACCGCTTTCTCGTAAAAATTCGCATGGGGTATCCGGTGGCAGAAGAAGAAAACGAACTGGCGCGAATGGTAGCTGACGGTGAAGCGCCGGAGCGCCGATTGGCCGAAGAATTACAGGTGCCGGTTTTGCAGCCTGATGAAATCGAGCAATTGCGGGCAGCCACGGAGCGTGTGCGCGTCAGCGAGGCAGTAAGCAGCTACATCGTGAATATAGTTCGTCAAACACGCCAACACGCGGCAGTTTGGGTTGGTGCTGGGCCGCGCGGGACACTCGCGTTGTTATCGGCATCACGCGCGCTTGCAGCGCTTGAGGACCGCGATTTTGTACTTCCCGAGGACGTAAAGATGCTAGCCATACCCGTGCTGGAACATCGCATGCTGTTGCGGCCTGATTTCGAGATGGAAGGCGTCGAGGTTCGCGAGGTCATCAATGCGGTGCTGGAAACAGTAGAAGTACCGCGGTGA
- a CDS encoding DUF58 domain-containing protein gives MQAEVGTRGAVIVAEAEATAMPTHSHPLIKKKEFARRIPLRPVGTQFSPEIWFAWVLGLLALGACIAPWPRHGWQFFGLVGATVMLLVCGDALALWLTRQEGAPVLLCSEKGLRGREGQTIQVPLALTGSSSRLPFREFRVAIMPATQESDTAFRVQREPQRLSVEQSNSAEKQSTNPKTQPTQLWCWMPEIALLRRGLWPGPRIGIERTSHLKIWRLRQWFDLPEPLRIEADLRSARREILRSPVYRSFVASQQTPWIGHGRDFERLREYQPGDNFSEIAWKSTARRLSPVTRLFQWEQKQEVYFVIDQSRASALALHPATASESDLSPQRAPRRLLDLIVETALVGASVALELGDEFGLVTYADEPKSWLRAGSGQSQFHQFRERLLHIEPLPTTADYEALFGEIRVRLRRRAYLLLLADLAERSVSDSLRRGVGLVGTSHALLMTSILPTHARSAFSAGEELQTEEDVYAALASEKENQRLGAFARQMRKMNVHVRYIPAQMFLRTAVEGYLESKREQRL, from the coding sequence ATGCAGGCGGAGGTTGGTACGCGAGGCGCGGTTATCGTGGCCGAAGCCGAAGCTACGGCTATGCCGACGCATTCTCACCCGCTCATAAAGAAGAAGGAATTTGCGCGACGGATCCCGCTTCGCCCAGTAGGAACTCAGTTCAGTCCAGAGATCTGGTTCGCTTGGGTGCTGGGATTGCTGGCTCTCGGAGCCTGCATTGCACCCTGGCCGCGCCACGGTTGGCAGTTTTTCGGACTGGTCGGCGCAACCGTGATGCTGCTGGTGTGCGGTGATGCGCTCGCTCTGTGGCTCACTCGACAAGAAGGCGCACCAGTCCTGCTGTGTTCAGAAAAAGGTCTTCGCGGACGTGAAGGACAGACGATCCAGGTTCCGCTGGCGCTTACCGGCTCGAGCTCACGCCTACCGTTTCGGGAATTCCGGGTAGCAATCATGCCGGCAACACAAGAGAGCGACACTGCTTTTCGAGTGCAAAGGGAACCTCAGCGGTTAAGCGTGGAGCAGTCGAATTCGGCGGAAAAACAATCGACCAATCCAAAAACGCAGCCTACTCAGCTGTGGTGCTGGATGCCGGAGATCGCTTTACTTCGGCGAGGGTTGTGGCCTGGGCCGCGCATCGGAATCGAGCGAACTTCGCACCTGAAAATCTGGCGCTTGCGGCAGTGGTTTGATTTGCCGGAGCCCTTGCGAATCGAAGCCGATTTGCGATCCGCGCGGCGGGAGATTCTGCGCAGCCCGGTTTATCGATCCTTTGTAGCTTCTCAACAGACGCCGTGGATCGGCCACGGGCGCGATTTCGAGCGCCTGCGGGAATACCAGCCTGGGGATAACTTCTCAGAGATCGCGTGGAAGTCGACGGCGCGTCGCCTCAGCCCGGTCACACGGCTTTTTCAGTGGGAGCAGAAGCAGGAAGTATATTTCGTAATCGACCAATCGCGGGCGTCGGCGCTTGCACTCCATCCAGCCACAGCTTCCGAGAGTGATCTCTCACCACAACGAGCGCCGCGGCGACTTTTGGATTTGATTGTGGAGACGGCATTGGTCGGCGCCAGCGTCGCGCTTGAACTTGGCGATGAGTTCGGGCTGGTCACCTACGCGGATGAGCCGAAGTCCTGGTTACGCGCAGGAAGCGGTCAATCACAGTTTCATCAATTCCGTGAGCGCCTGCTGCACATTGAACCTTTGCCGACAACCGCGGATTATGAAGCGTTATTTGGCGAAATACGGGTCCGTCTGCGGCGGCGCGCCTACCTGCTGTTGCTGGCAGACTTGGCGGAGCGCTCGGTTTCCGATTCTCTGCGTCGCGGAGTTGGCCTGGTCGGAACGTCACATGCGCTGTTAATGACTAGCATCCTGCCGACACACGCACGGTCCGCATTTTCGGCCGGTGAAGAGTTGCAAACCGAAGAGGATGTGTACGCGGCGCTCGCGAGTGAAAAAGAAAACCAGCGTCTCGGCGCCTTCGCCCGGCAAATGCGCAAAATGAACGTCCATGTGCGCTATATCCCTGCGCAGATGTTCCTGCGAACCGCTGTTGAAGGATATCTGGAAAGCAAACGGGAGCAGCGACTGTGA
- a CDS encoding stage II sporulation protein M — translation MNLERFQAQARPRWKNLESLLGVLESRPERRLNPDEAQQLQELYAQASTDLNRVTHGALAPELTQYLERLVARAYAELYYAPPTRSQIWQPRRWLRIFVTFPETVRRQSRYFALAVLVTVLGCTLGGLAVRYDPASVDVLLPANYLRNPAERVHEEEQGAAHEKSAQTEAAFSGQLIRHNIEVALLAAALGVTFGIGTALLLFENGVLLGAVAVHYTKQGFGLFMTAWLLPHGVFEIPSILIAGQAGFYLARLLLHRRENRNVRQSMREWLVLVAGLAMMLVWAGIMEAFFSQHHAPVLPYGFKVGIALAELLLLTMYLLLIGRTGTATKMGSAIPSENK, via the coding sequence TTGAATCTCGAACGATTTCAGGCACAGGCGCGGCCGCGCTGGAAGAACCTCGAATCACTGCTGGGCGTGCTCGAGAGCCGACCGGAGCGCCGGTTGAATCCAGATGAAGCGCAACAACTGCAAGAGCTTTACGCCCAGGCTTCCACGGATTTGAATCGCGTTACTCACGGCGCCCTCGCGCCCGAACTAACACAGTACCTTGAGCGATTGGTCGCGCGAGCTTATGCCGAGCTATACTATGCGCCGCCCACGCGCTCCCAAATCTGGCAGCCGCGCCGCTGGTTAAGAATTTTTGTGACATTTCCCGAAACGGTACGGCGGCAGTCCCGCTATTTTGCTCTGGCTGTGCTGGTCACGGTCTTGGGTTGTACCCTGGGCGGACTCGCGGTGCGCTATGATCCCGCCTCGGTGGACGTGCTGCTGCCGGCGAATTACCTGCGTAATCCGGCCGAGCGTGTGCACGAAGAGGAGCAAGGAGCGGCACACGAGAAGTCCGCACAGACGGAAGCCGCGTTCTCAGGGCAACTCATCAGGCACAACATCGAGGTCGCGCTGCTCGCAGCCGCACTCGGCGTAACGTTTGGCATTGGGACGGCACTCCTTCTTTTCGAGAACGGAGTACTGCTCGGCGCCGTAGCCGTTCACTATACGAAGCAAGGCTTTGGACTGTTCATGACGGCGTGGCTACTGCCACACGGCGTGTTTGAGATCCCATCGATTTTGATCGCCGGACAAGCGGGGTTTTACTTGGCGCGCTTACTGCTGCATCGGCGCGAGAACCGCAATGTTCGTCAATCGATGCGCGAATGGTTAGTGCTGGTCGCCGGCCTGGCGATGATGCTGGTATGGGCCGGAATCATGGAGGCCTTTTTTTCACAACATCACGCGCCAGTTCTGCCGTATGGATTCAAGGTTGGGATTGCTCTAGCAGAATTATTGCTGCTCACCATGTATCTGCTGCTGATTGGACGAACAGGGACCGCGACCAAGATGGGCTCTGCCATTCCTTCGGAGAACAAGTGA
- a CDS encoding RDD family protein → MTDIRSANASTAVQLTIATPEGVLFRLPLAGPASRLYAVLLDTVIVLGTVNGIGLLVYWIFAKAPGFGVMATTLAELAIGFAYSAVLEGLWNGQTIGKRLFHLRVIDQTGFPLRIEQAWIRNLMRVVDALPFAYLVGGISVLSSPLMQRFGDQVGGTLVVRQTPLTIPWEESWTRQKYNSFMEYPTIAVHLRRAATPQLASLIQDALRRRNQLASYARREIYRELAEYLQNEICRFPDELVERLSDEQYLINASGILFGDQRRS, encoded by the coding sequence GTGACGGATATTCGCTCCGCTAACGCGTCCACGGCGGTACAACTGACCATTGCTACGCCCGAAGGCGTGCTTTTTCGGTTGCCACTGGCCGGTCCCGCCTCCCGGCTCTATGCCGTTTTGCTCGATACCGTGATTGTGCTGGGAACAGTAAACGGAATCGGGTTGCTCGTTTACTGGATCTTCGCGAAAGCGCCGGGATTTGGCGTGATGGCTACTACGCTGGCGGAGCTCGCAATTGGGTTTGCCTATAGCGCGGTGCTGGAGGGTCTTTGGAACGGACAAACGATTGGAAAACGCCTCTTTCATTTGCGCGTAATTGACCAGACCGGATTTCCGCTGCGCATCGAACAGGCATGGATACGGAATCTGATGCGCGTTGTTGATGCGCTACCGTTCGCATATCTAGTCGGAGGAATTTCCGTATTGAGTAGCCCTCTGATGCAACGCTTCGGCGATCAAGTGGGGGGGACGCTGGTTGTACGCCAAACGCCGCTGACCATACCGTGGGAGGAGTCCTGGACTCGCCAGAAGTACAACTCCTTCATGGAATATCCGACAATCGCGGTGCATCTACGCCGAGCAGCAACGCCGCAACTGGCCAGTCTGATCCAGGATGCGCTACGCCGTCGCAACCAACTAGCTTCCTATGCGCGGCGGGAAATCTATCGTGAGCTCGCCGAATACCTGCAGAACGAAATCTGTCGATTCCCTGACGAATTGGTTGAGAGGCTCAGCGACGAACAGTACTTGATTAATGCCTCCGGCATCCTGTTCGGAGATCAACGAAGGTCGTGA
- a CDS encoding sigma-54 dependent transcriptional regulator has protein sequence MVLVFESQELFTVLVVDDEEHVVDVMPEIFADMPVKILVAQDEEAGWALFRQHRPRLVFLDLKLRGANGMELLARLAAFDQGVEVILLSGEYSPSLAIEAIQKGAAEFLVKPVDVSELRARVARALKAADKKRKTGELDAQLRASFSFQGMVGRSPRMLDVFNKVTRIAPHFTTVLLTGSSGTGKELVARALHDLSPLNQGPFIACNCAALPESLAESQFFGFRKGTFTGAFQDTPGLFERADQGTIFLDEISEMSVAMQAKLLRVLQTHEVQRLGSGDGRKLNIRVIAASNRDLTAEVAEGRFREDLFYRLSAVQLRLPALAERKEDLPLLERHFLEKYAKQYGRIFTGISRRAQEMLARYDWPGNIRELENVIAGACILSEGPVLDLEDFPATLIASPVSITCSKFVSLRELERKYAREVLEAFGGSKQKAAEVLGISRSTLYNILSDDPAVSTSEAR, from the coding sequence ATGGTCCTTGTCTTTGAGTCGCAGGAACTCTTCACGGTGCTGGTGGTCGACGATGAGGAGCATGTCGTCGACGTCATGCCGGAAATCTTCGCGGACATGCCGGTCAAAATCCTTGTCGCCCAGGACGAGGAGGCCGGATGGGCTCTCTTCCGGCAACATCGCCCGCGTCTCGTCTTCCTGGATCTAAAGCTACGCGGCGCTAACGGAATGGAACTCCTCGCGCGCCTCGCCGCTTTCGATCAAGGTGTCGAAGTGATTCTTTTGTCGGGCGAATATTCGCCTTCGCTGGCTATCGAAGCGATTCAAAAAGGCGCTGCGGAATTCTTAGTCAAACCGGTGGATGTTTCCGAGCTTCGCGCCAGGGTGGCGCGCGCGCTCAAGGCCGCGGACAAAAAGCGGAAAACCGGCGAATTGGACGCCCAACTGCGAGCCTCGTTTAGTTTTCAGGGAATGGTCGGGCGAAGTCCGCGCATGCTCGACGTCTTTAACAAGGTCACTCGCATCGCGCCGCACTTCACCACGGTATTGCTCACGGGATCTTCGGGAACGGGCAAGGAACTGGTGGCCCGCGCCCTTCACGATCTTTCTCCGTTAAATCAGGGGCCCTTTATTGCGTGCAACTGTGCTGCACTTCCTGAGTCGCTCGCCGAAAGTCAGTTTTTCGGGTTTCGCAAAGGAACGTTCACCGGCGCCTTTCAAGACACACCGGGGCTGTTCGAACGCGCCGATCAGGGCACGATTTTTCTCGACGAAATCAGCGAGATGTCGGTGGCCATGCAGGCGAAGCTTCTGCGCGTGCTGCAGACTCACGAAGTTCAGCGCCTCGGATCGGGTGATGGGCGCAAACTGAACATTCGCGTTATCGCTGCCAGCAATCGCGACTTGACCGCCGAAGTAGCCGAAGGCCGCTTCCGTGAAGACTTGTTTTACCGTCTTTCTGCCGTCCAGTTGCGGCTTCCCGCACTCGCGGAAAGAAAAGAGGATTTGCCTCTGCTGGAGCGGCATTTTCTCGAGAAATACGCCAAGCAATACGGGCGGATCTTCACGGGCATAAGCCGCCGCGCGCAAGAGATGCTCGCCCGCTACGATTGGCCCGGCAATATTCGCGAACTCGAAAACGTGATCGCCGGAGCGTGCATCCTGAGTGAAGGTCCGGTGCTCGACCTGGAAGATTTTCCCGCAACCCTGATTGCTTCGCCTGTGAGCATAACCTGCTCAAAGTTCGTCTCACTGCGGGAACTGGAAAGGAAGTACGCGCGCGAAGTGTTGGAAGCTTTCGGGGGAAGCAAGCAGAAGGCTGCAGAGGTTCTCGGCATCAGCCGATCGACGCTTTACAACATACTCTCCGACGATCCCGCAGTGAGCACCAGCGAAGCGCGATAG
- a CDS encoding PilZ domain-containing protein, producing MNNFSELQAVVVSYDTAVLGAISTCLSELGIAGICHPDCESAIGLLQKQKIDAFFVDQELDAELSVLERMRRSSSGRGAVGFAIVPGTSDGIRACRAADFVITKPLTKMEVARVLRAAYGMMLKERRRYSRHNLRCEAILSDATGRKCLARTTNISQTGIALECELSLPAGAVVQLQLTLPHSLEVCKFEGRVIWSAANGKAGLTFTHMSSRDREHLTEWVDAEFLRQWHPVIPQSVAWSFVRAAH from the coding sequence ATGAATAACTTTTCTGAACTTCAGGCCGTAGTGGTCTCGTACGACACGGCAGTTCTTGGTGCGATTTCAACGTGCCTTAGCGAACTCGGGATTGCAGGAATATGTCATCCCGATTGTGAATCGGCGATTGGCCTTCTGCAGAAGCAAAAGATCGACGCTTTCTTCGTCGATCAGGAGCTGGATGCTGAATTGTCGGTGCTGGAACGTATGCGGCGTTCGTCGTCAGGACGGGGCGCGGTTGGCTTTGCCATCGTACCGGGCACGAGCGACGGCATTCGCGCGTGTCGTGCTGCTGATTTCGTGATCACAAAGCCGCTCACAAAAATGGAAGTTGCACGCGTTCTGCGTGCCGCATACGGAATGATGTTGAAAGAACGGCGCCGCTACTCGCGTCACAATCTTCGTTGCGAAGCGATTCTTTCTGACGCCACCGGCCGGAAGTGTCTAGCTCGAACCACGAACATTAGCCAGACTGGGATCGCCTTGGAATGCGAACTTTCGTTGCCTGCCGGTGCGGTTGTGCAGCTTCAACTCACACTTCCGCACAGTTTGGAGGTGTGCAAGTTTGAAGGCCGGGTAATTTGGTCAGCGGCGAACGGTAAAGCGGGATTAACCTTCACGCATATGAGCTCTCGCGACCGAGAGCACCTGACAGAATGGGTGGATGCAGAGTTCTTACGTCAGTGGCATCCAGTGATCCCGCAGAGTGTGGCATGGAGTTTTGTGCGTGCGGCTCATTGA
- a CDS encoding MMPL family transporter, with translation MKKPIPISSKQNRGRFVPLAVPILVCFGVTALVMFMFLRTVDLKPKVGENFFFSKNDPQVRADNEISRTFPEMTEIDLTVSGDIGSQWYVDRIRELSDAIAKVPGVTDVISLGRKPVPKDLKDALKSRLWTHVLIGKDHKSTDVIATVKDKVGPQTINDLQALKKRFDHRGFHVVISGLPYVTELISRTLERDLRTFSLAAVGVFAVILFVIFRSPWVLLGAFSACANSSAATLIVTQAIHIPIGPVTANLSTMVFVMTLSPMVFLTFNWKRICEQQKSTGRAAVWSAVKETVAPSFWSAVCMLLGFISLLLVSSTPMKHLGTGGAVGAAMAFAAAYAVYPWFLALASPPHAKLRWTEAFASRVRSFFSERHRLVAIGVMVVGAVAAIGVFRLNTDPPLFAYFKKGSDIRQGLEAVDRSGGSSPLKLMVEERSGAALDNTDGYNHLWDLQNALEKDPAVGKVMSLPVVLSEVRRHWYTMFLTTGKEISILEDPKHGAVARQFLTADHKRALFLLRMRETVRSAPRADVIHRVERTAEHEGFRVLLVGGEYSLLSQMGRLINSSIITGVGILIGIFTVMGYLFSRSLRVAFAMLLTLLVIPVVVRGYIAFLGMPLDFITSSAANLDLGMGVDAMIYLTMFAKRASTERKSSGRNSWGPWSRACSHLWRPIGTNLLVICCGFGIFLLSNFPPTQRFGLFVMFGSATAATAALFMFPWLASISFGRKKSDLDRERLQAA, from the coding sequence ATGAAGAAGCCAATCCCAATTAGCTCCAAGCAGAATCGCGGACGCTTTGTGCCTTTAGCAGTCCCGATTCTTGTGTGCTTTGGTGTTACCGCGCTGGTGATGTTCATGTTTCTTCGCACAGTCGATCTAAAACCGAAGGTGGGCGAGAATTTCTTCTTCTCAAAAAACGATCCTCAAGTCCGCGCCGACAATGAGATATCCAGGACTTTTCCCGAAATGACCGAGATTGACTTGACGGTCAGCGGCGACATCGGGTCGCAGTGGTACGTGGACCGCATTCGGGAATTGTCGGATGCAATCGCGAAGGTGCCCGGAGTCACCGATGTCATATCACTGGGCCGGAAGCCGGTGCCGAAGGACCTCAAGGATGCGTTAAAGAGCCGTCTCTGGACGCACGTTCTCATTGGCAAGGATCACAAATCTACTGACGTGATCGCGACGGTAAAAGACAAAGTTGGCCCGCAAACAATCAACGATCTGCAGGCGCTCAAGAAGAGATTCGACCATCGCGGATTCCATGTGGTGATCTCGGGACTGCCCTATGTCACGGAATTGATTTCGCGCACCCTGGAAAGAGATCTGCGGACCTTCAGCCTGGCGGCAGTCGGCGTCTTCGCCGTGATCTTATTCGTGATCTTTCGTTCACCATGGGTTCTGTTGGGCGCGTTCAGCGCCTGTGCTAACTCGAGTGCTGCAACGCTCATCGTTACCCAGGCCATTCATATTCCGATCGGGCCAGTGACGGCGAATCTCTCGACCATGGTGTTTGTCATGACACTTTCACCCATGGTCTTTCTCACCTTTAACTGGAAACGAATTTGTGAGCAGCAGAAATCGACGGGACGGGCTGCCGTTTGGAGTGCAGTGAAGGAGACGGTTGCGCCATCTTTCTGGAGCGCAGTCTGCATGCTGCTGGGCTTCATCAGCCTTCTGTTGGTCTCATCAACACCGATGAAGCATCTCGGCACCGGCGGCGCGGTTGGCGCGGCGATGGCATTTGCCGCTGCATATGCGGTGTATCCATGGTTTCTGGCTCTGGCCTCCCCGCCGCACGCAAAGCTGCGCTGGACGGAGGCCTTCGCGTCGCGAGTGCGATCGTTCTTTTCCGAGCGCCACCGACTGGTTGCGATTGGAGTGATGGTCGTCGGCGCGGTTGCTGCGATTGGCGTATTCCGTCTGAATACCGATCCACCGTTGTTCGCGTATTTCAAAAAGGGAAGTGACATTCGGCAAGGACTCGAGGCTGTCGATCGCTCCGGTGGCAGCAGCCCGCTGAAACTCATGGTCGAAGAGAGGAGCGGCGCTGCGCTCGATAACACTGACGGTTATAACCACCTCTGGGATCTTCAGAACGCGCTGGAAAAAGATCCCGCCGTCGGCAAAGTCATGTCGCTGCCGGTCGTGCTCAGCGAAGTCAGGCGCCACTGGTACACGATGTTCTTAACTACAGGGAAGGAGATCAGCATCCTGGAGGACCCGAAACACGGAGCGGTCGCCCGCCAGTTTCTAACGGCTGATCACAAAAGGGCGCTGTTCCTCTTGCGAATGCGCGAGACGGTGCGAAGCGCGCCGCGCGCAGACGTCATCCATCGCGTAGAGAGGACGGCTGAACACGAAGGCTTTCGTGTGTTGTTGGTCGGTGGTGAGTACAGCCTGCTGAGTCAGATGGGCCGGCTCATCAACTCCAGCATCATCACTGGCGTGGGCATCTTGATCGGCATTTTCACCGTCATGGGCTATCTCTTCTCCCGATCGCTCCGGGTTGCCTTTGCGATGCTGCTCACGCTGCTGGTAATTCCCGTTGTGGTACGCGGATATATTGCCTTTTTGGGAATGCCTCTGGATTTCATCACTTCGTCCGCAGCCAATCTCGATTTGGGCATGGGCGTGGACGCAATGATCTATCTCACGATGTTCGCCAAGCGGGCGAGTACGGAGCGCAAGTCCTCGGGCCGCAACTCGTGGGGACCATGGTCACGGGCATGCTCGCATCTGTGGCGTCCGATTGGGACAAACCTGTTAGTGATCTGCTGCGGGTTTGGTATCTTCCTGCTGTCGAATTTTCCGCCCACTCAGCGATTTGGATTGTTTGTGATGTTCGGTTCCGCTACCGCAGCAACCGCCGCTCTGTTCATGTTTCCATGGCTCGCAAGCATCTCATTTGGCCGCAAGAAGTCCGATCTCGATCGGGAACGCTTACAAGCGGCTTAG
- a CDS encoding ABC transporter substrate-binding protein: MSTGVRGGTLVVAQRAEPKTLNPVMAFDVPSRDVLGRMMADLIHINRVTQKTEPALASSWKISPDGRRFILKLRHGVRFSDGQPFNADDVLFTFKVYLDEKVHSPQRDLLVINGKPLSVTKLDSYTVRFDLDRPYAAAERIFDSLAILPRHLLEKAYEQGKFAEAWTLNTAPTEIAGLGPFRFKQYVPGQRIVLERNPYYWKMDRNRNRLPYLDELVFSFVGTEDAQVIHFQTGESQIINRFGTDNFRILAKDQQARGYHVEDLGPSLEFNFLVFNLNDLPSDQLPDIQREQRWFRDLKFRQAVSLAIDRDAIVRLVYQGHGAALWGNETPSDKRWVDEALPHPARSLGHSRDLLKSAGFSWSSEGKLLDREGKAVEFTIITSSSNAQRVKMATIIADDLGQLGMNVHPIPLEFRAVVDRVFQSNNYEACILGLGGGDADPNVAMNVWLSNGPTHVWNLHETHPATAWQAEIDRLMNEQMITVDYRRRKQLYDSVQQLIADNLPLIFLATPNVLVGARDDIGNFNPGVLEPYALWDMGELFFKPHAGAKAR, from the coding sequence ATGTCAACTGGTGTTCGAGGTGGCACCCTCGTTGTAGCGCAGCGCGCGGAACCAAAGACGCTCAATCCGGTGATGGCGTTCGATGTGCCGTCGCGCGACGTGCTCGGGCGAATGATGGCGGATTTAATTCATATCAACCGGGTCACGCAAAAAACAGAGCCAGCACTGGCAAGTTCGTGGAAGATTTCTCCCGATGGGCGCAGGTTCATTTTGAAGCTGCGGCATGGGGTCAGGTTCTCCGACGGCCAGCCTTTTAACGCCGATGACGTGTTGTTCACGTTCAAGGTTTATCTCGACGAGAAGGTGCACTCGCCTCAGCGCGACCTGCTCGTGATCAACGGCAAGCCGCTCTCGGTCACAAAGCTCGACTCCTACACTGTTCGCTTCGATCTCGATCGGCCCTATGCTGCAGCGGAACGAATTTTTGACAGTCTCGCAATTCTTCCGCGCCATCTTCTCGAGAAAGCTTATGAGCAGGGCAAGTTTGCAGAAGCCTGGACGCTCAATACCGCACCAACAGAAATTGCGGGACTAGGACCATTTCGCTTCAAGCAGTACGTCCCCGGCCAGCGCATCGTGTTGGAGCGCAATCCTTATTATTGGAAGATGGATCGCAACCGGAACCGTTTGCCTTATCTCGATGAACTTGTTTTTTCATTCGTAGGAACAGAGGATGCGCAGGTCATCCACTTCCAAACCGGTGAAAGTCAGATCATCAATCGATTTGGCACTGACAACTTCAGAATTCTGGCGAAGGACCAGCAAGCTCGCGGATACCATGTAGAGGACCTTGGCCCCAGTCTGGAATTCAACTTCCTGGTCTTCAACCTAAACGATCTTCCATCTGACCAACTGCCCGATATCCAGCGCGAACAAAGATGGTTTCGCGATTTGAAGTTTCGGCAAGCGGTTTCTTTGGCGATTGATCGTGATGCCATCGTGCGGCTCGTCTATCAAGGACATGGCGCTGCGCTTTGGGGCAATGAAACTCCCTCCGATAAGAGATGGGTAGACGAAGCTCTGCCGCACCCGGCCCGATCACTTGGACATTCGCGGGACCTCCTGAAGTCAGCAGGGTTTTCCTGGAGCAGCGAAGGCAAACTCCTCGACCGTGAAGGCAAAGCGGTAGAGTTTACGATCATCACCAGCTCATCCAATGCTCAGCGTGTAAAGATGGCAACCATCATTGCCGATGATCTGGGGCAGCTCGGCATGAATGTGCATCCGATACCGCTGGAATTCCGCGCCGTTGTGGATCGCGTGTTCCAGAGCAACAATTACGAGGCTTGCATTCTGGGCCTCGGAGGAGGAGACGCCGATCCGAATGTGGCGATGAATGTATGGCTATCGAATGGGCCGACTCATGTTTGGAACCTGCACGAGACGCATCCGGCTACGGCTTGGCAGGCGGAGATCGATCGTCTGATGAATGAGCAAATGATCACGGTGGACTATCGCCGTCGCAAACAACTCTACGACAGCGTACAGCAACTGATTGCGGATAATTTGCCTCTGATTTTCCTTGCGACTCCGAACGTTCTTGTCGGCGCCAGAGACGATATCGGCAACTTCAATCCCGGTGTGCTCGAACCGTATGCGCTCTGGGATATGGGGGAACTCTTTTTCAAGCCTCACGCTGGAGCCAAGGCTCGATGA